From the genome of Delphinus delphis chromosome 8, mDelDel1.2, whole genome shotgun sequence, one region includes:
- the HOATZ gene encoding cilia- and flagella-associated protein HOATZ, protein METRPSNGLSSRKESCETHPQGLLVFTGSSDRDANLAKQFWIGASMYPPNESQLVLSRGSSQRLRVARPSRGSVLEKIYFQPFFLEKSKKRDVTAETLKIQESEEKKKYLQKDGDQTLQHGIQVLFQSDYNLTGFYDSPSSFPYTPPYPQCKLLGTVGSHH, encoded by the exons ATGGAAACGAGGCCCAGCAACGGTCTTAGCAGCCGAAAGGAGTCCTGTGAAACTCACCCGCAGGGATTACTGGTGTTCACCGGCTCTTCGGATCGCGATGCCAACTTGGCCAAGCAGTTCTGGATCGGGGCATCAATGTATCCCCCTAACGAATCTCAGCTGGTGCTGTCCAGAGGTAGCAGTCAGCGTCTGCGGGTGGCGCGGCCCTCGAGGGGCAGTGTGCTTG agaaaatttaCTTCCAGCCTTTTTTCCTTGAGAAAAGCA agaaaagaGATGTCACTGCTGAAACCCTAAAGATTCAGGaatctgaggagaaaaaaaagtatcTCCAAAAG GATGGAGACCAGACTCTCCAGCATGGTATTCAAGTTCTTTTCCAGTCTGACTATAACCTGACTGGCTTCTAcgactctccttcctccttcccctataccccaccctacccccaatGCAAGCTACTCGGTACTGTTGGTTCTCACCACTAG
- the BTG4 gene encoding protein BTG4: MRDEIATTVFFVTRLAKKHDKLSKQQIEDFAEKLMTILFKTYRSHWHSDHPSKGQGFRCIRINNNQSKDPILERACAESNVDFSHLGLPKEMTIWVDPFEVCCRYGEKNHPFTIASFKDRWEEWELSQQISDAVNRATLDYSSGTSSDEESCNKEPQIIPKVRNPKSIYQVENLKQPFQSWFHIPHKNNMGDGRMGLLGNAYHALHKIPKGHRPAAGHRVDRYHWVNTHR; the protein is encoded by the exons ATGAGAGATGAAATAGCAACAACAGTCTTCTTTGTCACAAGATTAGCAAAAAAACATGATAAATTGAGTAAACAACAGATAGAAGACTTTGCAGAAAAGTTGATGACGATCTTGTTTAAAACATACAGAAGTCACTGGCACTCTGATCACCCTTCTAAAGGTCAAGGCTTCAG gTGTATCAGGATAAACAATAATCAGAGTAAAGATCCTATTCTAGAAAGGGCTTGTGCTGAAAGTAATGTGGATTTTTCTCACCTGGGACTTCCGAAGGAGATGACCATATGGGTAGATCCTTTTGAAGTGTGCTGTAG GTATGGTGAGAAAAATCATCCATTTACAATTGCTTCTTTCAAAGACAGATGGGAGGAATGGGAATTATCCCAACAAATCAGTGATGCTGTTAATAGAGCCACGTTAGACTACTCCTCTGGCACTTCCTCTGATGAAGAAAGTTGTAACAAAGAACCTCAGATAATTCCTAAAGTCAGAAATCCAAAGAGTATTTATCAG gtTGAAAACTTGAAACAGCCCTTTCAATCTTGGTTCCATATCCCCCACAAAAACAATATGGGGGATGGCCGAATGGGCCTCCTAGGAAATGCTTATCATGCATTGCATAAGATCCCTAAGGGTCACAGGCCTGCTGCTGGGCACCGGGTGGACAGGTACCACTGGGTCAACACACACCGATAg